A genomic stretch from Kribbella amoyensis includes:
- a CDS encoding LLM class flavin-dependent oxidoreductase, translating into MDELNLPAPCLVVLVGPGASGKSTWAAERFAPELVVSSDRLRALVGAGEDDLGASTDAFRLLEEVVRLRIGRGLTTVIDTLGLDRDRRLGWLGLAREHGIPCVAVAFDTPADECRRRNRERVKRIPAEALTAQLRTWTTVKKELPTEGFDDVLRPAAIRVVPQAFVQAEDAARRQVEAPAGLRFGLQLSSYTHKAGRKTTGEWVRRIGAKAEAAGFDAIYVMDHFRQIPQVGRAWEDFLESWTTLAYLAACTDRVRLGTLVTGITYRNVAHLAKIAATLDVLSGGRAVCGVGLSWFEAEHKAYGWDFPSVADRYALLADALRLLPAMWGPGNKPFHGKVLDVPDTTCYPRPLQDRIPLLVGGSGPRTLRLAARYADAANVFGDVGQVRERAEYLRAHRGDREPIEVTHLSTTLIGTDHQQVDALVNRLRPRNQDPAKYAAAVKAGTVQDQVGRFRRLAEAGAGEVMISLPGLDDDLTPLDTAAEVISAFR; encoded by the coding sequence ATGGACGAGCTCAATCTGCCGGCGCCGTGTCTGGTCGTGCTGGTGGGGCCGGGGGCTTCGGGGAAGTCGACGTGGGCGGCCGAGCGGTTCGCGCCGGAGCTCGTGGTGTCGAGCGATCGGTTGCGGGCCCTGGTCGGCGCCGGTGAAGACGACCTCGGCGCGAGTACGGACGCGTTCCGGTTGCTGGAGGAGGTGGTCCGGCTGCGGATCGGCCGCGGCCTGACCACGGTGATCGACACGCTCGGGCTCGACCGGGACCGCCGGCTCGGGTGGCTCGGACTGGCCCGGGAGCACGGGATTCCCTGTGTGGCGGTCGCTTTCGACACTCCGGCGGACGAATGCCGGCGCCGGAACCGCGAACGGGTGAAGCGCATCCCCGCCGAAGCCCTGACCGCGCAACTGCGGACGTGGACCACGGTGAAGAAGGAGTTGCCCACCGAGGGATTCGACGACGTACTCCGGCCGGCCGCGATCCGCGTGGTCCCGCAAGCCTTCGTCCAGGCGGAGGATGCGGCGCGTCGGCAGGTCGAGGCGCCGGCCGGGCTGCGGTTCGGACTTCAGCTCAGCAGCTACACGCACAAAGCGGGCCGCAAGACCACCGGCGAATGGGTGCGCCGGATCGGGGCGAAGGCCGAGGCGGCCGGGTTCGACGCGATCTACGTGATGGACCACTTCCGCCAGATCCCGCAGGTCGGTCGGGCCTGGGAGGACTTCCTGGAGAGCTGGACCACGCTCGCGTACCTGGCCGCGTGTACCGACCGGGTCCGGCTCGGCACCCTGGTCACCGGGATCACCTATCGCAACGTCGCCCACCTCGCCAAGATCGCGGCCACGCTGGACGTCCTGAGTGGCGGCCGCGCGGTCTGCGGGGTCGGGCTCTCCTGGTTCGAGGCCGAGCACAAGGCGTACGGGTGGGACTTCCCGTCCGTCGCGGATCGGTACGCCCTGCTCGCCGACGCGCTCCGGCTGCTGCCCGCGATGTGGGGACCAGGCAACAAACCCTTCCACGGCAAGGTGCTCGACGTCCCCGACACGACCTGCTACCCGCGTCCGCTGCAGGACCGGATCCCCTTGCTGGTCGGCGGAAGCGGGCCGCGGACGTTACGCCTCGCCGCGAGGTACGCCGATGCGGCCAACGTCTTCGGCGACGTCGGCCAGGTACGGGAGCGGGCCGAGTACCTGCGCGCGCACCGGGGCGACCGGGAGCCGATCGAGGTCACGCACCTGTCCACCACGCTGATCGGTACCGACCACCAGCAGGTCGATGCCTTGGTCAACCGTCTCCGCCCGCGCAACCAGGATCCGGCCAAGTACGCGGCCGCCGTCAAGGCGGGCACGGTGCAGGACCAGGTCGGCCGGTTCCGCCGGCTCGCCGAGGCGGGCGCCGGCGAGGTGATGATCAGCCTGCCCGGCCTGGACGACGACCTGACCCCGCTCGACACCGCGGCCGAGGTGATCTCAGCGTTTCGGTAG
- a CDS encoding mycothione reductase — protein sequence MTHYDLVIVGTGSGNSILDQRFADWKTAVVERGTFGGTCLNVGCIPTKMFVHTADLAATPAKSSRFGVDERVTGVRWPDIRDRVFGRIDPIAAGGAEYRRHHADNANVTVYDGTGRFTAAKELTVTGPDGQTRAITGDRFVLAAGSRPIVPPIPGLAETGFHTSDTVMRLDRLPRRLGIIGSGFVAAEFAHIFSSLGVEVTLVARSGLLLRHEDTEIATRYTELADDRYDVRLNHETIGVTRSDTGITLRMLSPEGLAEVVVDELLVAVGRQPNSDLLDPARTGVEVDEAGRVVVDEFQRTAVDGIYALGDLSSPYQLKHVANHESRVVQHNLLHPDEPIASDHRYVPSAVFGAPQIASVGLTEEEAKDQGVRYVVGRQEYAGIAYGWAMEDTTGFAKILADPDTGLILGAHVLGPQASSVLQPVIQAMSFGLDASTMARGQYWIHPALPELIENALLNLDLPKR from the coding sequence GTGACTCATTACGATCTGGTGATCGTCGGCACCGGCTCCGGCAACTCGATCCTGGACCAGCGGTTCGCGGACTGGAAGACGGCCGTGGTCGAACGCGGCACCTTCGGCGGGACCTGCCTGAACGTCGGCTGCATCCCGACCAAGATGTTCGTGCACACCGCGGACCTGGCCGCCACCCCGGCGAAGAGCTCGCGGTTCGGCGTCGACGAGCGGGTCACCGGGGTCCGCTGGCCGGACATCCGGGATCGCGTCTTCGGCCGGATCGACCCGATCGCGGCCGGCGGCGCGGAGTACCGGCGGCACCACGCCGACAACGCGAACGTCACCGTGTACGACGGGACCGGCCGGTTCACCGCGGCCAAGGAGCTCACCGTGACCGGGCCGGACGGCCAGACCCGGGCGATCACCGGGGACCGGTTCGTGCTCGCCGCGGGCAGCCGGCCGATCGTGCCGCCGATCCCCGGGCTGGCCGAGACCGGGTTCCACACCTCCGACACGGTGATGCGGCTGGACCGGTTGCCGCGCCGGCTCGGCATCATCGGCAGCGGGTTCGTCGCGGCCGAGTTCGCGCACATCTTCTCCTCGCTCGGCGTCGAGGTCACCCTGGTCGCCCGGTCCGGGCTGCTGCTCCGGCACGAGGACACCGAGATCGCGACCCGGTACACCGAGCTGGCCGACGACCGGTACGACGTCCGGCTGAACCACGAGACGATCGGCGTCACCCGCTCCGACACCGGGATCACGCTGCGGATGCTGAGCCCTGAAGGCCTCGCCGAGGTGGTCGTGGACGAACTGCTCGTCGCCGTCGGCCGGCAACCGAACTCGGACCTGCTGGACCCGGCCAGGACCGGGGTCGAGGTGGACGAGGCCGGCCGGGTCGTGGTGGACGAGTTCCAGCGGACCGCGGTCGACGGGATCTACGCACTCGGTGACCTCTCCTCGCCGTACCAGCTCAAGCACGTCGCGAACCACGAGTCCCGGGTGGTCCAGCACAACCTGCTGCACCCGGACGAGCCGATCGCGTCCGACCACCGCTACGTCCCGTCCGCGGTCTTCGGCGCCCCGCAGATCGCGTCCGTCGGGCTGACCGAGGAGGAGGCGAAGGACCAGGGCGTCCGGTACGTCGTGGGGCGGCAGGAGTACGCCGGGATCGCGTACGGGTGGGCGATGGAGGACACCACCGGGTTCGCCAAGATCCTCGCCGATCCGGACACCGGGCTGATCCTCGGCGCACACGTGCTCGGGCCGCAGGCGTCGTCGGTGCTGCAGCCGGTGATCCAGGCGATGAGCTTCGGCCTGGACGCGTCCACGATGGCGCGCGGCCAGTACTGGATCCACCCGGCGCTGCCCGAGCTGATCGAGAACGCGCTGCTGAACCTGGACCTACCGAAACGCTGA
- a CDS encoding MFS transporter — protein sequence MSPTFRAFKVRNYRLYASGAIVSNVGTWMQRVAQDWLVLELTHSGTALGIVTGLQFLPALLLGPYAGLVADRFPKRQVLTITQIFMGVVALVLGALTVTGVVEAWHVYLLALLFGVGTAFDAPTRQAFVVEMVGRDELANAVGLNSASFNAARLLGPALAGLLIHWIGTGPVIMINGVSYAAVILSLRLMRVQELFSPKPAAREKGMIRDGMRYLWRRPDLMMVLTAVFFAGTFGLNFQMTSALMATEAFGKGAGEYGILGSILAIGSLAGALLAARRVRVRARLVLGSALVFGVMVILSGVMPTYLTYAAVLPLVGFASLTMLTAANATMQLGIEPTMRGRVMALYMTVLMGGTPIGSPLIGWVGQEFGARWSLIAGGAMTVLGVLGSVLYFSRRSGIAIRPRLLPRPRLEVQPQSELLGEKAAVDAGSRVA from the coding sequence ATGAGCCCGACCTTCCGGGCGTTCAAGGTCCGCAACTACCGTCTCTACGCCTCCGGTGCGATCGTCTCGAACGTCGGCACCTGGATGCAGCGGGTCGCCCAGGACTGGCTGGTCCTGGAGCTGACCCACTCCGGCACGGCGCTCGGCATCGTGACCGGCCTGCAGTTCCTGCCCGCCCTGCTGCTCGGCCCGTACGCCGGGCTGGTGGCCGACCGGTTCCCGAAGCGCCAGGTGCTGACCATCACCCAGATCTTCATGGGCGTGGTCGCGCTGGTGCTCGGTGCCCTGACCGTGACCGGCGTGGTCGAGGCCTGGCACGTCTACCTGCTCGCCCTGCTGTTCGGGGTCGGGACCGCGTTCGACGCGCCGACCCGGCAGGCGTTCGTGGTCGAGATGGTCGGCCGGGACGAGCTGGCCAACGCCGTCGGGCTGAACTCGGCCTCCTTCAACGCCGCCCGGCTGCTCGGCCCGGCGCTGGCCGGCCTGCTGATCCACTGGATCGGGACCGGCCCGGTGATCATGATCAACGGAGTCAGTTACGCCGCGGTGATCCTGTCGCTGCGGCTGATGCGGGTCCAGGAGTTGTTCTCGCCGAAGCCGGCCGCCCGGGAGAAGGGCATGATCCGGGACGGGATGCGCTACCTGTGGCGCCGGCCCGACCTGATGATGGTGCTCACCGCGGTGTTCTTCGCCGGCACCTTCGGGCTGAACTTCCAGATGACGTCGGCGCTGATGGCGACCGAGGCGTTCGGCAAGGGCGCCGGGGAGTACGGCATCCTCGGCTCGATCCTGGCGATCGGTTCGCTGGCCGGCGCGTTGCTGGCCGCCCGGCGGGTCCGGGTCCGGGCCCGGCTGGTGCTCGGCTCGGCGCTGGTCTTCGGCGTGATGGTGATCCTCAGCGGCGTGATGCCGACGTACCTGACGTACGCGGCGGTGCTGCCGCTGGTCGGGTTCGCCTCGCTGACGATGCTGACCGCGGCCAACGCGACCATGCAGCTCGGGATCGAGCCGACGATGCGTGGCCGGGTGATGGCGCTCTACATGACCGTGCTGATGGGCGGTACCCCGATCGGGTCGCCGCTGATCGGCTGGGTCGGCCAGGAGTTCGGCGCCCGCTGGTCGCTGATCGCGGGCGGCGCGATGACCGTCCTCGGCGTGCTCGGCTCGGTGCTGTACTTCTCCCGTCGCAGCGGCATCGCCATCCGCCCCCGGCTGCTGCCCCGCCCGCGGCTCGAGGTGCAGCCGCAGTCCGAGCTGCTCGGCGAGAAGGCGGCGGTCGACGCCGGCTCCCGGGTCGCCTAG
- a CDS encoding MarR family winged helix-turn-helix transcriptional regulator codes for MPSVVAQQVKSDVGLASALRSSTLRLSRQIRRQREEGHDLTANQLGVLGALAKHEAMTLGELAAHEQVKPPSMTRIVSNMEEAGLVVRRPHETDKRQILVELTESAHALIAANRRRRDEWLQTKLKQLTPEERDILRKAAPVLERLAAR; via the coding sequence ATGCCCTCCGTCGTAGCCCAGCAGGTGAAGAGCGACGTCGGCCTCGCGTCCGCACTGCGGTCCTCAACCCTCCGGCTGTCCCGGCAGATCCGGCGGCAGCGCGAGGAAGGCCACGACCTGACCGCGAACCAGCTCGGCGTCCTCGGCGCCCTCGCCAAGCATGAGGCGATGACGCTCGGCGAGCTGGCCGCGCACGAGCAGGTCAAGCCGCCGTCGATGACGCGCATCGTGTCGAACATGGAGGAGGCGGGCCTGGTGGTCCGCCGCCCGCACGAGACCGACAAGCGCCAGATCCTGGTCGAGCTGACCGAGTCCGCGCACGCGCTGATCGCCGCCAACCGCCGGCGCCGCGACGAATGGCTGCAGACGAAACTGAAGCAACTGACCCCTGAGGAGCGCGACATCCTGCGCAAGGCAGCCCCTGTCCTCGAACGGCTGGCGGCCCGATGA
- a CDS encoding alpha/beta fold hydrolase, with amino-acid sequence MDISRYPAQAARTQRFTLGLPRSFTLSPDGERVLFLRTRGPEDRQSCLWLLDGAEERLLVAPESLGADGPVPEAELIRRERTRERSGGVVAYSADAALRTVAFAVNGELWALDLDGTAVPRPVPTAGPVVDPRLDPTGHRVAYVTGRALHVVEIAGGNDREVAGSDDPEVGWGLAEHVASESMHRTRGHWWSPDGTRLLAARVDQTPVQRWWIADPANPDRPPREIAYPAAGTANALVSLHVLGLDGSATEIGWDRTAFEYLVSAGWDTHGPLLSVQSRDQRTLLVLAADPDSGKTEILHEQRDPAWVELVAGTPARTASGKLVHVRDTADSRQLTVDGEPVTPEGVQVRSVLEVTGESVLFEGNDEPTERHLWSYDETGLRRLTDEPGLHTGTRAGGTLLLASNTEAGRAFVVRRDGAADRELRSLAAKPVVTPRITWLRAGEQDLRTALLLPSWYEPGRRLPVLMAPYGGPAMQLVVRATGAWYATAQWYAESGFAVVIADGRGTPGRGPAWDKTVHGDTLSLPLADQVIAVRAAAEYCADLDLARVGIIGWSYGGTLAAAAVLRHPDVFHAAVAGAPVIDQRLYDTHWRERFIGRPDEHPEAYEKSSPIRDAATLSRPLLLVHGLADDNVVAANTLRMSAALLAAGRPHQVLPLAGATHSPSDPATAEGLLRHQLRFLQDALG; translated from the coding sequence ATGGACATTTCTCGTTATCCAGCCCAAGCCGCCCGCACCCAGCGCTTCACCCTCGGACTGCCCCGCTCGTTCACGCTTTCGCCCGACGGCGAGCGGGTGCTGTTCCTGCGGACCCGCGGTCCCGAGGATCGGCAGAGCTGCCTGTGGCTCCTCGACGGCGCGGAGGAACGCCTCCTGGTCGCCCCGGAGTCGCTCGGCGCCGACGGCCCGGTTCCCGAGGCCGAGCTGATCCGCCGGGAGCGCACCCGGGAGCGGTCCGGGGGAGTTGTCGCGTACTCCGCCGACGCCGCGCTGAGGACGGTCGCCTTCGCGGTCAACGGTGAGCTCTGGGCGCTCGACCTCGACGGCACCGCGGTCCCTCGACCGGTACCGACCGCCGGGCCGGTCGTGGACCCACGCCTCGATCCCACCGGCCACCGGGTCGCCTACGTGACCGGCCGGGCCCTGCACGTCGTGGAGATTGCCGGGGGCAACGATCGCGAGGTGGCCGGCTCGGATGATCCCGAGGTCGGCTGGGGGCTCGCCGAGCACGTCGCCTCCGAGTCGATGCATCGGACCCGCGGCCACTGGTGGTCCCCGGACGGCACCAGGCTGCTCGCCGCCCGCGTCGACCAGACCCCGGTCCAACGCTGGTGGATCGCCGACCCCGCGAACCCGGACCGTCCACCCCGCGAGATCGCGTACCCGGCCGCCGGTACCGCCAACGCACTCGTCTCGCTGCACGTGCTCGGCCTCGACGGCTCGGCGACCGAGATCGGTTGGGACCGGACCGCCTTCGAGTACCTGGTCTCCGCCGGCTGGGATACCCACGGGCCGTTGCTCAGCGTCCAGTCCCGCGATCAGCGCACCCTGCTCGTCCTGGCCGCGGATCCGGACAGCGGGAAGACCGAGATCCTGCACGAGCAGCGTGATCCCGCCTGGGTCGAGCTCGTCGCGGGCACCCCGGCGCGAACGGCCTCGGGCAAGCTCGTCCACGTCCGGGACACGGCCGACTCGCGGCAGCTGACCGTCGACGGCGAGCCGGTGACGCCCGAGGGGGTGCAGGTCCGGTCCGTCCTCGAGGTCACCGGGGAGTCGGTGCTGTTCGAGGGAAACGACGAACCGACCGAGCGCCACCTGTGGTCGTACGACGAGACCGGGCTGCGTCGTCTGACCGACGAACCCGGCCTCCACACCGGGACCAGGGCAGGTGGGACGTTGCTCCTGGCATCGAATACCGAAGCGGGCAGGGCGTTCGTGGTCCGGCGGGACGGGGCCGCCGATCGGGAGCTCCGGTCCCTCGCCGCGAAGCCGGTCGTGACCCCACGGATCACCTGGTTGCGCGCGGGCGAGCAGGACCTGCGTACTGCGTTGCTGCTGCCGTCCTGGTACGAGCCGGGGCGCCGTCTTCCGGTACTGATGGCGCCGTACGGAGGTCCGGCGATGCAGCTGGTCGTCCGGGCCACCGGGGCGTGGTACGCGACCGCGCAGTGGTACGCCGAGTCCGGGTTCGCCGTGGTGATCGCGGACGGGCGGGGGACACCGGGCCGGGGTCCCGCGTGGGACAAGACGGTGCACGGGGACACGCTGTCCCTGCCGCTGGCGGATCAGGTGATCGCGGTCCGCGCGGCCGCCGAGTACTGCGCGGACCTGGATCTCGCCCGCGTCGGGATCATCGGCTGGAGCTACGGCGGTACCCTCGCGGCGGCCGCGGTCCTGCGGCACCCGGACGTGTTCCACGCGGCCGTGGCGGGTGCGCCGGTGATCGACCAGCGGTTGTACGACACGCACTGGCGGGAGCGGTTCATCGGTCGCCCGGACGAGCACCCGGAGGCGTACGAGAAGTCCTCGCCGATCCGTGACGCGGCCACCCTGAGCCGGCCGTTGCTGCTGGTACACGGTCTCGCCGACGACAACGTGGTCGCCGCGAACACGCTGCGGATGTCGGCCGCCCTGCTCGCCGCGGGTCGCCCGCACCAGGTGCTGCCGTTGGCGGGCGCCACCCACTCACCGTCCGATCCGGCGACAGCCGAGGGGTTGCTGCGGCACCAGCTGCGGTTCCTCCAGGACGCGCTCGGCTGA
- a CDS encoding Dabb family protein, giving the protein MFVNLLRFRFKAEVSAEEQAEVLAAMRRTAALESVAFGAVGADFGDPTDGFTHAYLAAIPDLAALERYMHDPVHLAGDDAFLDKLEKMSAVRFSDDEDPAVGTEVYRLHAGKAAKYPAWSQRIDELFGASL; this is encoded by the coding sequence ATGTTCGTCAATCTGCTGCGGTTCCGGTTCAAGGCCGAGGTGAGTGCCGAGGAGCAGGCGGAGGTGCTCGCGGCGATGCGGCGGACGGCTGCGCTGGAGTCGGTCGCGTTCGGCGCGGTCGGGGCCGACTTCGGCGATCCCACCGACGGTTTCACCCACGCGTACCTGGCCGCGATCCCGGACCTGGCCGCGCTGGAGCGGTACATGCACGACCCCGTGCACCTCGCCGGGGACGACGCGTTCCTGGACAAGCTGGAGAAGATGAGCGCCGTCCGCTTCAGCGACGACGAGGACCCGGCGGTCGGGACAGAGGTTTATCGCCTGCACGCCGGCAAGGCCGCGAAGTACCCGGCGTGGTCGCAGCGCATCGACGAGTTGTTCGGCGCCTCGCTGTAG
- a CDS encoding TetR/AcrR family transcriptional regulator, which translates to MTATRGRIDKRQAILTAAFTVFARDGYRQASVDTVAATAGVAKHTVYNHFGDKQTLFREAVADLADQALARNLAAVDLLRADRDPAEALAETGKRLAECYCDEKSWALRRLLHAEIASMPDLQDLVRDRATDKVNDALADRLARLALAGKLRLTDPAVAAEQFGALLSAPLETRSRLGTRKVPAGELTEVTRNAVATFLRAFGPE; encoded by the coding sequence GTGACGGCAACCAGGGGACGGATCGACAAGCGGCAGGCGATCCTGACGGCGGCGTTCACCGTGTTCGCGCGGGACGGCTACCGGCAGGCGAGTGTCGACACGGTCGCCGCGACCGCCGGGGTCGCCAAGCACACGGTCTACAACCACTTCGGCGACAAGCAGACGTTGTTCCGCGAGGCCGTCGCCGACCTGGCCGACCAGGCGCTCGCCCGCAACCTCGCGGCGGTGGACCTGCTGCGGGCGGACCGGGATCCGGCCGAGGCGCTGGCCGAAACGGGCAAGCGCCTGGCCGAGTGCTACTGCGACGAGAAGTCGTGGGCACTGCGGCGGCTGCTGCACGCCGAGATCGCGAGCATGCCCGACCTGCAGGACCTGGTCCGGGACCGCGCCACGGACAAGGTGAACGACGCACTGGCCGATCGGCTCGCCCGGCTCGCGCTGGCGGGCAAGCTACGGCTGACCGATCCCGCGGTCGCCGCCGAGCAGTTCGGCGCGCTACTGTCCGCGCCGCTGGAGACCCGCTCCCGGCTCGGCACCCGGAAGGTACCGGCCGGTGAGCTGACCGAGGTCACGCGGAACGCCGTCGCGACGTTCCTGCGCGCCTTCGGTCCGGAGTGA
- a CDS encoding NCS2 family permease has translation MTSPQAVTERPRAGFLDSFFKISDRGSTFGREIRGGLVTFFTMAYIVVLNPLIIGTVKDGSGQYVGGGTDPTASIAKIAVATALVAGIVTILMGLVANFPLALATGLGLNAFLAFSVATKMTWADAMGLVVLEGLIILILVLTGFRRAVFEAVPLQLKVAISVGIGLFIAFIGVIDAGFVRRPEAPTGPPVELGVGGSLRGWPVLIFVVGLLLIVTLYARKVKGAILIGILAATVLAIAVEAIVGVGARSPENPGGWGLSVPKLPTEWFSKPNLDTIGEFNLFGSFEKIGLVSALLLIFTLMLADFFDTMGTMTAIGAEANLLDDSGNPPNAQRILIVDSVAAAAGGAASVSSNTSYIESASGVGEGARTGLASVVTGICFLISMVVAPLVTLVPYEAATPALILVGFLMMTQVKGIDFDDLEVGVPAFLTIILMPFTYSISAGIGAGFVAYVVLKVVRGKARQVHPLMWVVSALFVIYFAIGPLGDWLT, from the coding sequence ATGACCTCGCCCCAGGCTGTCACCGAGCGCCCGCGCGCCGGATTCCTCGACTCCTTCTTCAAGATCAGCGACCGTGGCTCCACGTTCGGCCGGGAGATCCGCGGCGGTCTGGTCACCTTCTTCACGATGGCCTACATCGTCGTGCTGAACCCGCTGATCATCGGCACCGTCAAGGATGGCTCCGGCCAGTACGTCGGCGGTGGCACCGACCCGACGGCGTCGATCGCCAAGATCGCCGTCGCCACCGCGCTGGTCGCGGGCATCGTGACGATCCTGATGGGCCTGGTCGCGAACTTCCCGCTCGCCTTGGCCACCGGCCTCGGGCTGAACGCCTTCCTGGCCTTCTCGGTCGCGACCAAGATGACCTGGGCGGACGCGATGGGCCTGGTCGTGCTGGAGGGCCTGATCATCCTGATCCTGGTCCTGACCGGGTTCCGAAGAGCGGTCTTCGAGGCGGTACCTCTGCAGCTCAAGGTCGCGATCAGTGTCGGCATCGGTCTGTTCATCGCATTCATCGGCGTGATCGACGCCGGCTTCGTCCGCCGTCCGGAGGCGCCGACCGGTCCGCCGGTCGAGCTCGGGGTCGGCGGCAGCCTGCGCGGCTGGCCGGTGCTGATCTTCGTGGTCGGGCTGCTGCTGATCGTCACGCTGTACGCCCGTAAGGTGAAGGGCGCGATCCTGATCGGCATCCTGGCCGCCACCGTGCTCGCGATCGCGGTCGAGGCGATCGTCGGCGTCGGCGCCCGGAGCCCGGAGAACCCGGGCGGCTGGGGGCTGAGCGTGCCGAAGCTGCCGACGGAGTGGTTCAGCAAACCCAACCTGGACACGATCGGCGAGTTCAACCTGTTCGGCTCGTTCGAGAAGATCGGCCTGGTCTCGGCGCTGCTGCTGATCTTCACGCTGATGCTGGCCGACTTCTTCGACACGATGGGCACGATGACCGCGATCGGCGCCGAGGCGAACCTGCTCGACGACAGCGGCAACCCGCCGAACGCGCAGCGGATCCTGATCGTCGACAGCGTCGCCGCGGCCGCCGGTGGGGCCGCCTCGGTCTCCAGCAACACGTCGTACATCGAGTCCGCCTCCGGTGTCGGCGAGGGGGCCCGGACCGGCCTGGCCAGCGTGGTGACCGGGATCTGCTTCCTGATCTCGATGGTGGTCGCGCCGCTGGTCACCCTGGTCCCGTACGAGGCGGCGACGCCGGCGTTGATCCTGGTCGGCTTCCTGATGATGACGCAGGTCAAGGGGATCGACTTCGACGACCTCGAGGTGGGCGTCCCGGCCTTCCTGACCATCATCCTGATGCCGTTCACGTACTCCATCTCGGCCGGGATCGGGGCCGGCTTCGTCGCCTACGTCGTGCTCAAGGTGGTCCGCGGCAAGGCCCGCCAGGTCCACCCGCTGATGTGGGTCGTCTCGGCGCTGTTCGTCATCTACTTCGCGATCGGCCCACTCGGCGACTGGCTGACCTGA
- a CDS encoding DUF2530 domain-containing protein yields MAEEKPAAKKRTDPTSQLARGELVHAEVKPLDLSGIPSVITGIIAWAVAFVVLLIFRDELKKDGLEWWLWVTVAGFGLGWIGLAYCKRRWAAIQAGHRSEHED; encoded by the coding sequence GTGGCAGAGGAGAAGCCGGCGGCGAAGAAGCGCACCGACCCGACCAGTCAGCTGGCCCGTGGTGAGCTGGTGCACGCCGAGGTGAAGCCGCTGGACCTGTCCGGCATCCCGTCGGTGATCACCGGGATCATCGCCTGGGCGGTCGCGTTCGTGGTGCTGCTGATCTTCCGCGACGAGCTGAAGAAAGACGGCCTGGAGTGGTGGCTGTGGGTCACCGTGGCGGGCTTCGGGCTCGGCTGGATCGGCCTGGCGTACTGCAAGCGCCGCTGGGCCGCGATCCAGGCCGGCCACCGGTCGGAGCACGAGGACTGA
- a CDS encoding DUF3027 domain-containing protein: MTPVKAPESVRAKPDAISVAAVDPAREAAIAEAGAAQVGEHLGHLVEGERLVTHYFASTHPGYKGWRWAVTVTRASRAKTVTINEVVMLPGEAAVVAPVWVPWSDRVQPGDLRPGDLFPTLPDDPRLEPGYTDTTEAPDDVLEVVEELGLGRERVLSQYGREVAADRWYAGDFGPASPIAQAVPYKCNSCGYWIRLKDSLGQAFGVCANEMAPGDGRVVAYDYGCGAHSDTVVEAPDHPSTEHAFDTTGYDELAMGGEAAVETSDEAREQLAQAEAAEVKPADEVPAEQAEAVTEQD, from the coding sequence GTGACTCCCGTCAAAGCCCCGGAATCGGTCCGCGCCAAGCCCGACGCGATCAGCGTCGCGGCGGTCGACCCCGCCCGCGAGGCCGCGATCGCCGAAGCCGGCGCCGCGCAGGTGGGAGAACACCTCGGCCATCTGGTCGAGGGTGAGCGTCTCGTCACCCACTACTTCGCGTCCACCCACCCGGGGTACAAGGGCTGGCGCTGGGCCGTCACCGTCACCCGGGCGTCCCGGGCGAAGACCGTGACGATCAACGAGGTCGTGATGCTGCCGGGCGAGGCGGCCGTTGTCGCGCCGGTCTGGGTGCCGTGGTCGGACCGGGTCCAGCCCGGCGACCTGCGGCCCGGTGACCTGTTCCCGACGTTGCCGGACGACCCGAGGCTCGAGCCCGGCTACACCGACACCACCGAGGCGCCGGACGACGTGCTCGAGGTCGTCGAGGAGCTCGGTCTCGGCCGGGAGCGGGTGCTCTCGCAGTACGGCCGCGAGGTGGCCGCGGACCGCTGGTACGCGGGCGACTTCGGCCCGGCGTCGCCGATCGCGCAGGCGGTGCCGTACAAGTGCAACTCCTGCGGGTACTGGATCCGGTTGAAGGACAGCCTGGGTCAGGCGTTCGGCGTGTGCGCGAACGAAATGGCCCCGGGCGACGGCCGCGTGGTCGCGTACGACTACGGCTGCGGTGCCCACTCGGACACCGTGGTGGAGGCGCCGGACCACCCGTCCACCGAGCACGCCTTCGACACCACCGGGTACGACGAGCTGGCGATGGGCGGCGAGGCCGCGGTGGAGACGTCGGACGAGGCGCGCGAGCAGCTCGCCCAGGCCGAGGCCGCCGAGGTGAAGCCCGCCGACGAGGTGCCGGCCGAGCAGGCCGAGGCCGTCACCGAGCAGGACTGA